The region AAAGGTGCGGAGCTTCTTCAGGAGATTGCTTTCGATCTGGCGCACCCGCTCCCGGGAGATGCCGAACTGGTCGGCGATGTCCTGCAGGGTGCGGGGCTCGTCGGTGAGGAGCCGATCGTGGATGATGCCAGCGGCCAGCTGCCCGGTGTTTAGGTGGCCCAGGACGCCTCCGGCGGCTTCTATGGCGGCCCCTCCCTGCCCAACGGCACGGCCTCGCCCTCGGCCATTGCACGCCGTAGCCCGCGCCTAACCCTCCGGCCTGCCCGGTCGTCCTCGCGTCAGCCCTTGGCCGGCAGCGACCGGGCACAGGCCAGCCCCTTCTCCAGCCAGCCCCGGTAGTCGGCCAAGGACAGCAGCCGCCCCTTCGGCACCATCACCCAGCCCTGCATGACGCGGCCGGTGATGGCCAGGGGCAGGGCCTGGCCGGCAGAGACCAGCCGGGCCGCCTCGCCGGCATCCCCCAAGCGGACGATGAGGTTGTCCTGGTAAATGCCGAAGGCCATGTTCCCGCCAGCGAGATAGCATAGCCCGCCGAACATCCGCCGGCAGCGCACCTCCGGTCCGCCCACCCCAGCAGCGGCAATTTTCTGTTCCATCTCCGGATCATGGGCCATAGGGCTCCTCCTGAAGGATGACGGAGCGCTGCGACGCCCGGAGGCTGCGGAGATGGCCGCTCGGTACCGCGACCATTCCCGACAGCCGCCAGCCGCGGCAGCCGCCTGTTTTTCCCCACTGCTCAGGTACCGTTCTGCCTAGGATTTGCATTCCGGTTCGAAATGGACTATACGGGCAGGACGATGTCTGTTGCGCGCCCCATGCCGCACGGTCCGGCCCAGTGGCCCTTGCCCGAGACCGGCCTCGAGGCGCCCCGCCTCGTCCGCTTCTGGCAGCGCCTGCCCCACCGCTTCCACCGGACCCTGCTTCTGGACTACGACGGCACCCTGGCCCCTTTCCGGGCCCAACGGGACGAGGCCGTTCCCTTTCCCGGCGTCCGCGAGCTCCTGGACGCCATCATCGCCGACCGCGGCTGCCGGCTGGTGGTGGTGAGCGGCCGCGCCATCGACGACCTCATCCCCTTGTTGGGTCTGCAGGCCGCCCCGGAGATCTGGGGCTCCCACGGTCTGGAGCGGCTCCATGCCGACGGCCGCCGCCAGCGGGCCCGCCTGAGCGCCCGGGTACGCCAGGGTCTGGAAGAGGCCTGGCTGTTGGCCCAGGCGGTCGGTTGGCCGGAGCGCTGCGAGACGAAGCCGGGATGCGTGGCCTGGCACTGGCGGGGGCTCTCGCCGGCGGAGGCCCGCGCCCCCCTGGCCCGCATCCACGACGCCTGGACCGGCATCGCCACCCGCTACGGCCTCGCCCTCCACCCCTTCGACGGCGGCCTCGAGCTCAGGACCCGCCACGGCAACAAGGGGGATGCCGTGCGCGCCGTGCGGCGGGAGAGCGGGGTGCACGGCATCGCCGCCTATCTGGGGGACGACCTCACCGATGAGGACGCCTTTGCCGCCCTGGGCGACGGCGATCTGGGCCTGCTGGTGCGGCCGCAGGTGCGTCCCAGCAGGGCTGGTGTCTGGCTGCGGCCCCCGGAAGAGCTTCTGGCCTTTCTCGCCCACTGGCGGGCGCTCTGTGCCGCCGGCCCCTGCATCAGCCAAGGAGGACTCCATGCCCCTGACCGATCCCGCCCCCACCCTTCTGCATGAGGGCCGAACCCGCCTGGTGGCGGTCTCCAACCGGCTGCCCATCGCCCTGGCCCGGGCCCCGGGCGGCCGCTGGACGGTCAAGCCCGGGGCCGGTGGCCTCGTCACGGCCCTGGTGCCGGTGCTGCGCCACCGGGGCGGCATCTGGATCGGCTGGTCAGGGCTCACCGGCGAGGAGCCGGACCTGCCGGATCTTACCAGCGCCTCCCGGAAGGTGGGCTACCGCCTGGACATGGTGCACCTCACCGGGGAAGAGCAGCGGCTCTTCTACCACGGCTTCGCCAATGAGGTGATCTGGCCCTTGTTCCACGATCTGCAGACCCGGTGCAACTTCCAGCCCGAATACTGGTACCAGTATCTGGCCGTGAACCGCAAGTTCGCCGGGGCGGTGGCTGACACCAGCCGGCCGGGGGATTACGTCTGGATCCACGACTACCACCTCATGGGGGTGGCCCAGGCGTTGAAGACCCTGGGCGTGGAGCGCCAGACCGGCTTTTTTCTGCACATCCCCTTCCCGCCGGTGGACATCTTCCTCAAGCTGCCCTGGCGGGAGCAGATCCTGCAAGGCCTTCTGGACTACGATCTCATCGGCTTCCAGACCATGCGCGACCGCCGCAACTTTGTCCACTGCATCCAGCACATTGCCCCGGAGGCCCGGGTGCACGGCCGGGGGGCGGTGGTCTCCCTGGCCATCGGCAGCCGCCAGGTGCGGGTGGGCGGCTTCCCAATCAGCATCGATTACGAATGGTTTGCCGCCAAGGCCGGCAGCCGCCAGGTGGCGGACCGCGCCTGGTATCTGCACGAGGAGCTGCCGGACCGGCAGATCATCCTGGGTGTCGACCGGCTGGACTACACCAAGGGCATCCCTCAGCGCCTGGAGGCCTTCCGCACCGCCCTCGCCCGCTACCCGGAGCTCCATGGCAAGGTCACCCTGGTGCAGGTGGTGGTGCCGAGCCGGGAGGGCATCCCGGAGTACCAGGCCTTGAAGGCCCGTATCGAGCAGATGGTGGGGGAGATCAACGGTCGCTTCACCCGGGGTGGCTGGATCCCCATCCAGTACCTGTACCGGAGCCTGAGCCAGGAGGAGCTTCTTGCCTACTACCGGGCCGCAGAGATCGCCCTGGTCACCCCGCTCAAGGACGGCATGAACCTGGTGGCCAAGGAGTTCTGCGCCTGCTCCCTGGAGGAAAGCGGTGTTCTCATCCTGAGCGAGTTCGCCGGCGCTGCCGCCGAGCTGCAGCGGGGGGCGCTTCTGGTCAACCCCCACGACATCGAGGGGGTGGCGGCCACCATCCGCGACGCCGTGCAGATGCCGGCGGCGGAGCGGACCGGCCGCATGCGGCGCCTGCGGGAGACGGTCCGGCGCCACACCATCTTCCGTTGGGTGGACTCCTTTCTCCAGGCGGCCTTTGCCCGCAAGCTCACCGACTTCCCGGCCCTGGACCGCGTCCACCAGGAATACGTCCCGGAGATCTCCCTGGAGGCGCCGGCGGACGCAAGCGGCCCGACCATGGCTACCAGCCCGGGGCAAACCGGACCATAAGGAGGGTGCCTCATGCCCGACCGCCTGTCCGTGCTCCTGGAGCCCGCCGTCTGGAAGACTGCCGCCTCCTCCCTGCTCCTGCTCCTGGTCGCGGTGCTGGCCGGCCTCATCGTCTTCCGCTTGACCTTCCGCCTGGTGCGCCGCCTCAACGCCCGGGCCGCCCACCCGCTGGGCGAGGCCATTCTCAAGCACGGGAGCGGGCCCTTGCGGCTCCTGCTGCCCCTGGCCTGCATCCTCTTCGTCTCGCCATCCCTGTGGCTCCCGGCCCCCCTGAAGGCCGTTCTGCGCCATCTGTTCAGCCTCGCTTTCATCGCCGGCTGCGCCTGGCTCTTCACCAACACGGTGCTCGTGCTCCGGGATCTCATCCTGGCCCGCTTCGTCCTGACGGCGGGCGACAACCTGCGGGCCCGCACCGTCCACACCCAGGTCAATGTCTTCACCAAGATCCTTCTGGTGCTGATCGCCCTTTTTGCTGTCGCCTCCATGCTCATGACCTTCGACAAGGTCCGGCAGGTGGGCGTGAGCATCCTGGCCTCCGCCGGCGTCGTCGGGATCATCGTCGGCTTTGCCGCCCAGCGGAGCATCGCCGCCCTGCTGGCTGGCATCCAGATCGCCATCACCCAGCCTATCCGCCTCGATGACGTGGTCGTGGTCGAGGGCGAGTGGGGCCGCGTCGAGGAGATCACCCTCACCTACGTGGTCATCCGGCTCTGGGATCTCCGGCGCCTGGTGGTGCCCATCAGCCAGTTCCTGGAGAGGCCTTTCCAGAACTGGACCCGGGTCTCGGCGGATCTTCTGGGCTCGGTCTTTCTGTACGCGGATTACACCGTGCCGGTGCAGGCGGTGCGGGAGGAGCTGCTGCGGATTCTCAAAAAGAGCCCGGGCTGGGATGGCAAGACCTGGGCCCTGCAGGTCACCAGCGCCACGGAGCGCACGGTGGAGCTGCGGGCCCTGATGAGCGCCGCCGACGCCGCCACGGCCTGGGATCTGCGCTGCGCGGTGCGGGAGGAGCTGCTGCGGTTCCTGCAGGAGCAGTACCCGGAGTGTCTGCCCCGGGTCCGGGCTGACCTGGCGTCGCCGGCGGCGGTGGCCGCCGGGGCCGGCTGAGCCCGGCGTCTACCCCCTGCCCCCACTGGGCGCCCCCTGGTCCGGATCGACCTCCCGCACTCGGGCCAGCAGCGCCGCCCCCGCGGCAAAAAGCAGCAGCACCGCCAGGATGCCAGCCCGGGCAGCCAGGCGATTGGCGGCGGCCACCGCTGCCGGCTCGGCCGCCACCGGCAGCACCAGCCGGCGCACCACGAGCCCCACCAGTCCCATGAGCGCCGGCCCCAGGATGGCGGCAAAGCGACCCAGGGTGTTGTAGAGCCCGAAGAGCTGACCAGCCTCCTCAGGCGGGATGAGCCGGGCAAAGAGCGCCCGGCTCTGGCTCTGCACGCCGCCCTGCACCAGGCCGATCACCGCCGCCAGACCGAAGAACTCCCAGCGCGACGCCATAAGCGCCCCCCAGAGGGTGACGCCGGCGTAGGCCGCCAGGCCCCACAGCACCGCCGGCCGGGGACCGATCCGCGACCCCAGCCGGCCGAAGGCCAAGGTGGCCGGAAAGCCCACGAACTGGACCAGGAGCAGGGCGACGATGAGGTCGCTGGAGGAGAAGCCCAGGGACAGGCCGTAGTCCACCGCCATACGGATGATGGTGTCGACGCCGTCGATATAGAACCAGTAGGCGGCCAGGAACAGGGCCACCTGCCGCCGGTGCCGCAGGCCGGCCACGGCGGAGCCAAGCTGGCGGCCCGCCGCCCGCAGCCGGACGAAGACCGGCATGATGCCTGCCGCCGGCCGCGGCTCCCGGATGACCGCCAGGGCTGGCCCGGTGAAGAGCAGCCACCAGAGGGCCACCGCGCCGAAGCTCGCCAGGGCGGCCTGGCTGGGGTCATGGAGGCCCACCAGGCCCGGCCGCAAGGTGGCCAGCACCGCCAGCAGGAAGAAGAGGCCGCCGCCCAGATAGCCGGCGGCAAAGCCCAGGCCGGAGGCCACCGGCAGGCGATGGCGCGGGGCGACCAGGGGCAGGAGGGCGTCCGTAAAAACCGTGTTGAGGGAAAAGCCCACCACCGCCGCGCCGTAGACGATGAGGGCGAAAAGCCAGCCGCCGGCCGGCACACCCATGAGCAGGGCGGTGGCGCCGGCCCCCAGGAGGGTGCCGGCCAGGAGCCCTTTCTTGCGGCCCAGCCCCTGGTCAGCCAGAACCCCGGCCAGGGGGGCCAGCACCGCCACCAGCAGGCTGGCCAGGGAATTGCCCAGGCCCAGCCGGGCGGTGCTGATGGCACTCTCCACCCCGGCGCTGTGCCAATACTCCTTGAAGAGGATGGGGAAGAAGCCGGCCAGCACCGTGGTGGCAAAGGCCGAGTTGGCCCAGTCGCACAGGGCCCAGGTCCAGACCTGGCGGTCGAAGCCGGCCAGTCCCCCTTCCACCGTGCGCTGCGCCCTGTCCATGGCTGTCACTCATCGCCGCGGCCGGCCGGCCGGTCTTGACACAGGGGCTGGATCGGGCATAGTGGAGCGGCGCACCCCTGTCACCGCCGCCTTGCGGCACTACCCTTCCTGGAGGCCCAGCCATGACCAGCACTCGCAGCCGTTACGCCCTGTTCCGCCTTTCCGTCCTGGGTCTTTTGTCTGTCGCCCTCGTGACCGTACTGGCCCCCCGCGCCCAGGCGGCCGCACCGGACCTGGACTTTGCGGAGATGACCTACACCTTCGACCCGGCCCCGGCGCTCCTGAGCCTGCAGATCGGGCAGTCCACCTTCGTCGGCTGCGGCCCGGAGCAGGGCCAGCTGGAAACCTTCACCGTCATCATGCGGGGCCGGATCATGTTCTGGGTCGAAAACCAGATGGTGTGGCGCAAGCTCCGCGGACCCGCCGGCCAGCTGCCCGGTCTCTGGGTGGGCCAGGACCCGCACGGCGGCGTCTATGGCGGCCTCTTCCTGCCCAACGGCACCGCCTACGCCCTCGGCCAGTGCCAATAGCCACCACCCACCCGCTCCCATCCGGCCCGGTCGCCGTCGCGTCAGCCCTCGGCCGGCAGCGACCGGGCACCGGCCCGCCCGCTCAGGCCAAGTCTGGCAGTGGCGCCTCCGGTGGAGCCCCGGCCAGGAGGCGCCCCACCAGGGAGACCGCCTCGGTGGCCAGGGTCACGGCCTGGTCCGCGGCCGCAGCGGTGAAGACCTCGGCCGGGATGCCATCCGGAACGCCGTTGGGAAAACAGGCGACATGAAAGCCGCCCTCCCGGGCCAAGTGGCTGGCCCATCGCAGATCTTCTCGCGCCTGCGCCAGCCAGCGCGCACCCTCCTCAGCCGCCGGTCTTTGCATAAAGCCTCCTGCCTGCCGCCAGGGCGCTTCGGAAGAAGGGCCTGACCTGCATGCGCTCCCATTCAGCGGGCGTATAGACGAAGAGATCCAGGTCCACTTCCAGGAGGGGGGCCTCCTCGGTGTAGAGAGCGGCGGTACGCTCCAGGAAGCCCAGCCGGCTGTCCATCACCACCACCAGGTCGAGGTCGGAAAAGAGATTGCCCCGTCCCTGGCCCTGGGAGCCGATGACCAGGACTTCCTGCACCTCCGGCCGGTGGGCAAGAAGCTCCAGCGCCGCGGCCAGTCCGGCCTCCAGGCAAGCCCGGTAGCGCTGGCGCCGGCCCCCAAGCCCCGCCCCTGCTGTGCGGTCAGCCAAGCCCCGAACGGTCATATCCAGCCTCCCGGCCATCGCGCCCTGTCTGGGCCGCCCCGGCCAATGCCCCCGCCCCACGGGCCGGGACCGGCGGCCCTGCCGGCCGGATTGTATCCTGTTCGCGCCACTGGCTTCAATGGCCGGCTGGGCCGTCCGCCCGAGGCGATCACAGCTGGGCCCCCAGGTCATGCCGGCGGCCCAGCTCCTCGATGGCCTGGGCCACCAGCCGGCAGATCTCCTTCACGGTGCCCAGCTCCAGCGAGCTTAAGCTCCGGGGATCGATGAAGTTGTCCGGCTCGATCTGTTGCCCGGTCTGGGCCAGCTGATGGCGGATGCGGAGCAGGGCGAGAAACTCGAAGGCGTGGCCCAGATCGTCACCCAGACGCGTCACCAGGGGATGCCGGCCCTTGAGGACGGCGAGGCGCTCCAGGGTGGAGGTCTCGGGGATCGGGACCTCCAGGCTGCAGATGCGCACCACGCTGTTGAGCGGCGCCAGGCATTTCTTCTTGAGATCCAGATGATGGGCATGCTCGCCATCCTTTTCCAAGACCAGGGAGCCGAAGAGGCCCAATGGCGGCCGGTACTCCGCCGCCAGGTCCACCAGGGCCTTGAAAAAGACCGCCCGCCCCGGCAGGGTCGCCAGCAGGTGCCGCCGGAGGTCGGCTGCCAGGCGCTGCTCGCCGTACAGGGCCCGGAAATCGAACAGGTTCACCGCATGGAAGACCGCCCGCTCCCGGGGTGCGGTGATCCAGCTGTGGAACATCCGCTTCCAGACCGCCAGGGGCTGCCGCCATTGAGGATTGGTGGCCATGTAATCCCCGGCGCAGAGTCGGAAGCCGCAGCACCGGAAGGCATCCACCACGAAGGCCGCCAGGCGCCGGCAGTACTCCTCGGCCGCAAGGCCCTCCTTTTCGCCGGCAGGATCCTGGTAGACGATGGCGTTGTCCTGATCGGTCCGGAAGGTCTGCTCCTTGCGGCCGGCACTGCCAAAGACCAGCCAGCAGAACGGCACCGGCGGCGGCCCCAGGGTCGCCTCGGCCATGGCCAGGATCTTGCGCTCGATGCGATCGTTCACCGAGGTGATGATGCGCAGGATCGAGCTGGCCCCGGCGCCCTGGTCGTGGAGATGGGCAATGAGTCCCCGCACCTTGCCGGCAGCATCGGCGACGCCGTCCACCGTCGCCTGGTCCTCGATCTCCCGGATGACCACCAGGGGTGCGGTGCCCTGCAGGACGAGAAAGTCGTGACTGGTGACCATGCCGGCAAGCCTTCCCGCCTCCATGACCAGGAGATGATGCACCCCCCGGCTCATCATCTTGAGGAAGGCCTCGAAACAGAAGTCCGTGCCGGCGACGGTGATGAGCGGCGTGCTCATGATCTCGCCCACCGGATCAGCCAGGTCCTTGCAGCAGGCCAGGACCCGGTCCCGCAAGTCAGAGCAGGTCACCATCCCCACCGGCCGCTCCCCGTCGTCCACGATCACCAGCGCGCCGATGTGGCGGGCGGACATGAGCCGGGCGGCCTCCACGATGGGCGTGACCCAGGGGGTGGTGACCACCTCCTGTCCGGCGAGATCCCGCACCGGGGTCGTGAAGAGCACCCGCTCGGTCTCCAGGCCCAGACCCCGGCGCGCTGGCGGGGGAGGGCTTTTCCGGTCCGGGCGGCGCGGGAAATAGCCCGGGATCAGGTAGTCCCGCAGGAAGGGCTGCTTGTCCAGGAGCTTGCCGATACTGGCGTGGTCGGCCACGTAGCAGACCGTCTCGCCCACGGCCTGCACCGAGACGTCCGAGGGGGAGGTGCTGCCCGGGGCAAGGAAGCCGAAGGTCTCCCCCACGCCCCGGTGCTCGATGAGGTGCTCGTCGCCGGCACCGGTAACAGACAGGATCCGGACCGCGCCCTCCTTGATGATGTGCAGGCCCCCGGATTCGCCAGCCCCGGGGCCCAGGATCAGGGCGCCGGCCGGGTAAAGCTTCAAGGTGAGGGCTTGCACCAGGCCCATGAGGGTGGGCTGGTCCAGGAAGGAGAAGGGGGGATGCTTGCGCAAAAAGCCGGCGGCGGCCTTGGAGAGCATGGTGGCGGACCTCTGGCCGGAATCGCGTTCTCGCCCGGTTGTCTTGCAAACCGTACCTTGCTGGCCTATAAAAAGCCAAGCCCCTCCGGCTTGCCGCTTCCGGGCCAGCCGGGGACGCGGCCACCAGCCCTGGGAGGACAGAATCCGCCATGCCCCGCGTGCTCATCGTCGATGACGAGCCCCACATTGCCCTGGCCCTGGAGCTCCTGATGAAAAGGGAGGGCTTCGAGGTGGTGGTGGCAGACAACGGCCGGCAGGCCCTGGCCGCTGCCAGCGAGCTCCATCCCGATCTCATCCTCCTCGATATCATGATGCCGGAAATGGACGGCTACGAGGTCTGCCAGCGCCTGCGGGCGGATGCCGCCCATGCGGGCACGGCCATCATCATGCTGACCGCCAAGGGCCGGGAGGTGGAGCGGGAAAAGGGCCTGGCCCTGGGAGCCGACCTCTACATCACCAAGCCCTTCTCGACCCGGGAGGTGGTTGCCCGGATGCGGGAGGTCCTGGCGGAGCGGCGGCCACGGGTGGCCCCGGGCCAGTCGGCGGCCGCGGACTGACCGCCTTGGCCGGACCGTTACGCTTCCGTCATCTGCTCCTGGCCGCGGCCGTGCTCTGGGCCGCACTCTTTGCCGGCGTCGCCCTCCTCCTGCTGGCGCCGGCCGAAGACGCGACCCTCCGCCAGCCGGTCCTGACGGCCGTGACCGTGGCCGCCCTGGCCGCGGCCCTGCTCCTGGCCGCCGTCTTCCTGGCCCTGGCGCTTCTGGTCTTTTTGCCGCTGGCGCGGCTGGAGCAAGAGGTCCGGATCGTGGCCCGGGTCAACCCCGGGTATGCCATCGCCGGGTCAGGCCGCCATCTGCTGGGCCAGCTGCCGGACGCGGTCAGCGAGCTGGGTCAGGCCTTCCAGGCCGCCCGCCAGGAAATGGCGGCAGCGGTAGCCGCCAGCTCCCGGGCCGTGGAAGAAGACCGGGCCAGGCTGGAGACCATCCTGACCGCCACCCGGGAGGGCATCATCGTCTGCGACGAGCGGGGCCGCATCCTGTTCTACAACCCGGCGGCCAGGGAGGTCTTCCAGGAGCACGCCGCCCTGGCCATCGGCCGCTCCCTCTATCAGCTGTGCACCGCTGCGCCCATCGACAACTCCCTCGCCCTGCTGCGGCAGCGGCAGCTCCGGAAGCCGGCGGAGCCCGCCGCCGGCAATGCCCTGACCTTTGTCTGCTCCACCGTTCTCGGCACCGTGATCCGCAGCACCATCCGCCTGCTGCCGCCGGTGCCGGAGCTGGCCTGGTCCTTTGTTTTGACCTGTGAGGATGTCAGCCGGCAGGCCGCAGCCTGGAGCCGCCGGCATCAGGCCCTGCGTGACACCATGGCCTTCATGCGGCGCACGGTCACCAGCCTCAGCCTCCATCTCGAAAGCCTGGCCGTGCTCCGGGAGCTGGATGCGCCGGGACGCGCCGCCCTGGACAGCGCGATCGCCGCCGACGCCAGCAGCCTCATCGGGCAGTTCGGGGCCCTGGCGCGGGAGATCGAGGCCCAGGAGGCCTGTCCCTACCTGGAAAGCGACATCCTGACCGAGGACGTGGCGGCCTGGGTGGGCCGGCGCCTCGCCAGCCAGGGACTGCGCCTGACCCAGACCGGCGATCCCCTCTGGGTCAGGGCCGACATCAACACCCTGCTCCTGCTGCTGGAGCACCTGGCCTTGAAGGTCTTCGCCTTCGCCCAGGTTGAGGCCATCGAGATCGAGACCCTGCTCGGCGATCGGCTGGTCTACTTCAATCTCTCCTGGCACGGCCGCCCGGTGCCGGAGGCCGAGATCAGGCAATGGAAGGCGGCCCTCCTCGACCCCCTTACCGGCAGGACAGTGGCACAAGCCCTGGAAGACGGCGGCAGCGAGGTCTGGAGCAGCGCCCATGAGACCCCGGGCTACGCCTTCCTGCGCTTTCCCCTGCCCTGCTCCAGCCGCCAGTGGACACCGGCCCAGCCGCGGCTGCCGGCCCGGCCGATCTACACCGACTTCATCGTCGACGAGGCGCCGGCCGACCGCGCCTTCTTGCAGGAGTGGCCCTTGAGCCGCATCCCCTTCGTGGTCTTCGACACCGAGACCACCGGCCTGGCCCCGCTGGCTGGCGATGAGATCGTCTCCCTGGCCGGCGTCAAGATCGTCAACCGGGGCATCGTCGTCGGCGAGGCCTTTGACCGGCTGGTCCACCCCGGCCGGAGCATCCCGCCGTCCTCGGTGCGGTTCCACGGCATCACCGACGACCAGGTGCGCTCGATGCCCCGCATCGAGGAGGTGCTGCCCCTGTTCCACGCCTTTGTCGGGGAGGCGGTGCTGGTCGGCCACAACGCGGCCTTCGACCTGCGCTTCCTCCGGATGAAGGAGCGGCGGGCCGGCGTGACCTTCACCGGCCCGGTGCTGGACACCTTGGCCCTCTCCCGGCACCTGCACGGCCACACCCCCGGCCATTCCCTGGACGCGGTCGCCCAGCGCCTGGGGGTGGAGATCCACGGCCGCCACACCGCCCTGGGCGACGCCCTCATCACCGCCCAGGTGTTCCTCAAGCTCCTCCACCTGCTGGAGGCGCAGGGGATCACCACCCTGGGCCAGCTGGAGATGGCGCTGCAAGCGGGATGAGGCGGCAGCCAGGCCCGGACTGAGGCCAGCCTTTCCACCGTGTGGCTGTAGCGGCAAAACCAAAGCGGCCGCCGCGTAGATGGCTGGGCAGCTCCCTCTCGCAAGCGGCCGAAATATGTCGTGACTTCTATCCACTAATCTGGTACGCAGTATGCGTATCATATTTCTTGAACAACACCCCCCAAGCCTATCACGTGCGGTTCGCCACCGTGATGCTCAAACCGGGGGGTTACTTTTTTGGGAGCGTCTCATGCGCTATGAAAAGCGCCCCCTATCCATAACGGACCAAGCCCAGCTTCTCCTACGCCGCGGCCTTGTCTGCAAGGAGCTCGATAAGCTTCAGCACTATCTGACCCATATCGGATACTATCGTCTGAGCGCCTATTGGCTACCTTTCGAGGTGCCGGCTGATGCTGAGGCGTCCTCCCGCACGCACCAGTTTCGACCAGAAACCACCTTTGAGCAGGTCCTGGCGCTGTACATCTTCGACCGCAAGCTGCGTCTTCTGGTCATGGAAGCCCTTGAGCGGGTTGAGACGGCCATACGCAGTCACTGGGCAAACGCCTTAGCCTTGCGCCATGGGAGCCATGCGCACATGAAGCCGCAAGTGTTCAAGTGCCCGTGGGAACATGCCAAGGACCTTGCCCGCATCGCTTCGGAATTGAAGGACAGCAGCGAAGTCTTCGTTGTCCACTACCGCAAGCGGTATTCAGAGCCCTTCCTCCCGCCAGTCTGGGCGGTGGTGGAAACCATGAGTCTGGGAACGTTGTCACGCTGGTTCAAGAGTACCCGTGATCCCAAGGCCAAACGTGAGGTCGCCCGCTGTC is a window of Thermodesulfobacteriota bacterium DNA encoding:
- a CDS encoding exonuclease domain-containing protein yields the protein MAGPLRFRHLLLAAAVLWAALFAGVALLLLAPAEDATLRQPVLTAVTVAALAAALLLAAVFLALALLVFLPLARLEQEVRIVARVNPGYAIAGSGRHLLGQLPDAVSELGQAFQAARQEMAAAVAASSRAVEEDRARLETILTATREGIIVCDERGRILFYNPAAREVFQEHAALAIGRSLYQLCTAAPIDNSLALLRQRQLRKPAEPAAGNALTFVCSTVLGTVIRSTIRLLPPVPELAWSFVLTCEDVSRQAAAWSRRHQALRDTMAFMRRTVTSLSLHLESLAVLRELDAPGRAALDSAIAADASSLIGQFGALAREIEAQEACPYLESDILTEDVAAWVGRRLASQGLRLTQTGDPLWVRADINTLLLLLEHLALKVFAFAQVEAIEIETLLGDRLVYFNLSWHGRPVPEAEIRQWKAALLDPLTGRTVAQALEDGGSEVWSSAHETPGYAFLRFPLPCSSRQWTPAQPRLPARPIYTDFIVDEAPADRAFLQEWPLSRIPFVVFDTETTGLAPLAGDEIVSLAGVKIVNRGIVVGEAFDRLVHPGRSIPPSSVRFHGITDDQVRSMPRIEEVLPLFHAFVGEAVLVGHNAAFDLRFLRMKERRAGVTFTGPVLDTLALSRHLHGHTPGHSLDAVAQRLGVEIHGRHTALGDALITAQVFLKLLHLLEAQGITTLGQLEMALQAG
- a CDS encoding Abi family protein encodes the protein MRYEKRPLSITDQAQLLLRRGLVCKELDKLQHYLTHIGYYRLSAYWLPFEVPADAEASSRTHQFRPETTFEQVLALYIFDRKLRLLVMEALERVETAIRSHWANALALRHGSHAHMKPQVFKCPWEHAKDLARIASELKDSSEVFVVHYRKRYSEPFLPPVWAVVETMSLGTLSRWFKSTRDPKAKREVARCLGMPSIEILEQVLHALTPVRNICAHHGRLWNRRFTLQLPIIKRLKGQIATERRVAEKGSEQEQPTREVFNYLVVLLHLMGHINPGSSWRARLMDHVLAATQDQQAAMGFPENWQKLPLWKDDS